A genomic segment from Lignipirellula cremea encodes:
- a CDS encoding NADAR family protein — translation MSEIIRFYSVTDDYGEFSNFAEYPVTLKKVRWPTSEHYFQSQKFKDKKDQQEIRKANSPMLAARMGRDRKRKLRRDWESAKVNVMREAVFAKFTQHEELRELLLSTGDAKIVEHTENDDYWGDGGDGRGKNMLGRVLMDVRQALRDDA, via the coding sequence ATGTCTGAGATCATCAGGTTTTACAGCGTTACCGATGACTATGGCGAGTTCTCTAACTTTGCCGAATACCCAGTCACCCTTAAAAAGGTGCGCTGGCCAACCTCGGAACACTATTTCCAATCGCAAAAGTTCAAAGACAAAAAAGATCAACAGGAGATTCGCAAGGCCAACTCCCCCATGTTGGCCGCGCGCATGGGTCGGGATCGTAAACGCAAACTGCGTCGCGATTGGGAATCCGCAAAGGTGAATGTCATGCGTGAGGCCGTTTTCGCCAAATTCACCCAGCACGAAGAATTGCGGGAATTGCTGTTATCAACCGGCGATGCGAAAATCGTCGAACACACGGAAAACGATGATTACTGGGGCGACGGCGGCGATGGTCGCGGCAAGAACATGCTCGGTCGCGTACTGATGGATGTTCGCCAGGCCCTGCGTGACGATGCCTAA
- a CDS encoding Imm21 family immunity protein: protein MAQRPTTTGPARWLGVIPVGKGEALVLTGDDTAAAYYRTRQGQHFLLRWLCAPSETELLDHFHDVWKELPIEEETVFRHPGGKVLLMDSVDVGSDAPGRWLVQPSEFVLPRGRYRVLTSHTESEEIDLIVHQLRAMRGEPDTAADRPHD from the coding sequence ATGGCCCAGCGACCGACTACGACCGGGCCTGCGCGGTGGCTGGGGGTGATTCCGGTCGGCAAAGGAGAGGCGCTGGTCCTGACCGGGGATGATACCGCGGCAGCGTACTACCGTACCCGTCAAGGTCAGCACTTTCTGCTGCGGTGGCTGTGCGCCCCCTCGGAAACGGAGCTGCTGGACCACTTTCACGACGTCTGGAAAGAACTCCCGATCGAGGAAGAGACGGTTTTCCGTCATCCCGGCGGCAAAGTGCTGTTGATGGATTCCGTCGATGTGGGCAGCGATGCGCCGGGGCGCTGGCTAGTGCAGCCGAGTGAGTTCGTTTTACCGCGCGGTCGATATCGGGTCTTGACCTCGCACACGGAATCGGAGGAGATTGACCTCATTGTCCACCAACTGCGGGCGATGCGTGGCGAACCAGACACTGCAGCGGATCGGCCGCACGATTAA
- a CDS encoding type II toxin-antitoxin system RelE/ParE family toxin — protein sequence MWQLSYRPEVEDDLFDAVAWYDDKRLGLGDEFLLEFMAGIQRIRDNPLLFAVATNGLRPCRLKRFSFLIHFDVDGNDILVVALMGGGRDDSGFVHRNG from the coding sequence ATGTGGCAACTATCGTACCGCCCAGAGGTTGAGGACGATCTCTTTGACGCCGTTGCCTGGTACGACGACAAGCGACTTGGTTTGGGCGACGAATTCCTGCTCGAATTCATGGCGGGCATCCAGCGCATTCGCGATAATCCACTTTTATTCGCTGTCGCGACAAATGGACTGCGTCCCTGTCGGCTTAAACGGTTTTCCTTTCTCATCCATTTTGACGTCGATGGCAACGATATCCTGGTCGTTGCGCTGATGGGCGGCGGTCGCGATGACTCCGGATTCGTTCATCGTAACGGATAA
- a CDS encoding addiction module protein, translating into MNVEQTISDLSKLPIADRLRVVQAIWDTLPDDVGLTTTPEQQAELDRRLAAHRANPKTAISHDELMQHIENRR; encoded by the coding sequence ATGAACGTTGAGCAAACCATTTCGGATTTATCCAAACTGCCAATCGCCGATCGGCTGCGAGTCGTTCAAGCCATCTGGGACACGCTACCCGATGACGTAGGCCTTACGACAACGCCGGAGCAGCAAGCGGAACTTGATCGCCGATTAGCTGCTCATCGTGCAAATCCAAAGACGGCAATTTCGCATGACGAACTCATGCAACACATTGAGAACCGCCGCTGA
- a CDS encoding PSD1 and planctomycete cytochrome C domain-containing protein: MKRVCPVLALLIFAGPLSAGAEEKPSVDFERQIWPILVSRCNACHGEEEQEGQLRLDAKAIVFRGGVSGPAVRPGKAEESLLLQRVLGEGEEEQMPLDDNPLSADEIALLKTWINEGAVWPAGLGSDAREVERHWAYERPEKAPAPKVSQPDWVVNPIDAWVLARLDQEGLRPSPAAGKAQLLRRVSLDLIGLPPTLEELETFLADDRPEAYALAVDRLLASPHYGERWARQWLDLARYADSNGYQADQYRSVWPYRDWVINAMNANMPFDQFTREQLAGDLLPDATLQQKIATGFHRLTTCNVEAGVDPEENRVNQVIDRVNTTGYVWLGSTIECAQCHNHKYDPFAQKDYYQLFAYFNNTPLEVSGNGVTYNFIGPTLDLPFTPEQRAERDQARNKVKAAEKNLAALVATRTGFDDWLAAEDSESPPGPQPEAIAKVLLLPPEKRNAKQLDQLREYYQDLDPKTASARKKVAAARTALEGIKPTTSLVMIEQKEPRETHLFQRGNFLTPGEAVAPGVPGALHPLPAEAPANRLGLARWLTDENNPLTPRVVVNRWWAEFFGRGIVATLEDFGSQSEPATHPQLLDWLARDFVDEGWSMKHLHRTIVLSNTYRQSSRITSELQQQDPENHLLARGPRYRMSAEMLRDNALVVSGLLSREVGGPPVYPPQPDGHWRHVGRNAPKYATSEGPNRFRRGVYVFWRRSAPYPSFTNFDAPDRASCVVQRARTNTPLQALTLLNDPAYLEMAEAFAHQIVASGLPSPAEKVEYAFRRTLARRPQPEETDQLLGLYEQERARLADDPAAVKKLVPTGDDTLETAAWFFVAHVLLNLDETITKE; encoded by the coding sequence ATGAAACGGGTTTGTCCTGTACTCGCTTTGCTGATCTTTGCCGGCCCGCTGTCCGCGGGGGCGGAAGAAAAGCCTTCGGTCGATTTTGAACGGCAGATCTGGCCGATCCTGGTCTCCCGTTGCAACGCGTGCCACGGAGAAGAGGAACAGGAAGGCCAGCTGCGGCTGGACGCCAAAGCAATCGTCTTCCGCGGCGGCGTGTCGGGGCCAGCCGTCCGCCCTGGCAAAGCAGAAGAAAGCCTGCTCCTGCAGCGCGTCCTGGGCGAAGGGGAAGAAGAACAGATGCCGCTGGACGACAATCCGCTTTCCGCCGACGAGATTGCCCTGCTGAAAACCTGGATCAACGAAGGCGCCGTCTGGCCGGCCGGCCTCGGCTCCGATGCTCGCGAGGTCGAGCGCCACTGGGCGTACGAGCGGCCCGAGAAAGCGCCGGCCCCCAAGGTTTCGCAACCGGACTGGGTCGTCAATCCGATCGATGCCTGGGTGCTGGCTCGCCTGGACCAGGAAGGACTGCGTCCTTCCCCCGCGGCCGGGAAAGCGCAGCTGCTCCGCCGGGTGTCGCTCGACCTGATCGGCTTGCCGCCGACGCTGGAAGAGCTGGAAACGTTCCTGGCGGACGATCGCCCTGAAGCGTACGCCCTGGCGGTGGATCGGCTGCTGGCTTCGCCCCATTACGGCGAGCGCTGGGCCCGCCAATGGCTGGACCTGGCCCGCTACGCGGACAGCAACGGTTACCAGGCCGACCAGTACCGCAGCGTCTGGCCGTATCGCGACTGGGTCATTAACGCCATGAATGCCAACATGCCGTTTGACCAGTTCACCCGCGAACAACTGGCCGGCGACCTGCTGCCCGACGCCACGCTGCAGCAGAAAATCGCCACCGGTTTCCACCGGCTGACCACCTGCAATGTGGAAGCAGGCGTCGATCCCGAAGAGAACCGCGTGAACCAGGTGATCGACCGCGTCAACACGACCGGCTACGTCTGGCTGGGCTCCACCATCGAGTGCGCCCAGTGCCACAACCACAAGTACGACCCGTTCGCGCAGAAAGACTATTACCAGCTGTTCGCCTACTTCAACAACACGCCGCTGGAAGTCAGCGGCAACGGCGTGACGTACAACTTCATCGGCCCGACCCTCGATCTGCCGTTCACGCCGGAGCAACGTGCGGAACGGGACCAGGCCCGTAACAAGGTCAAGGCGGCCGAGAAAAACCTCGCCGCGCTGGTCGCGACCCGCACCGGCTTCGACGACTGGCTGGCCGCCGAAGATTCCGAGTCGCCGCCCGGCCCGCAGCCGGAAGCAATCGCCAAGGTCCTGCTGCTGCCGCCCGAGAAACGGAACGCGAAGCAGCTCGACCAGCTGCGTGAGTATTACCAGGATTTGGATCCGAAAACCGCGTCCGCCCGGAAGAAAGTCGCCGCCGCCAGGACGGCGCTGGAAGGGATCAAGCCGACGACGTCGCTGGTGATGATTGAACAGAAAGAGCCGCGGGAGACGCACCTGTTCCAGCGGGGCAATTTCCTCACCCCCGGCGAAGCGGTCGCGCCGGGCGTTCCCGGCGCGTTGCATCCGCTGCCGGCGGAAGCGCCCGCCAATCGGTTGGGGCTGGCTCGCTGGCTGACCGATGAGAACAACCCGCTCACGCCGCGCGTGGTCGTGAATCGCTGGTGGGCGGAGTTTTTCGGCCGCGGCATTGTGGCGACGCTCGAAGACTTTGGCTCGCAGTCGGAACCGGCCACGCATCCGCAGTTGCTGGACTGGCTGGCCCGCGACTTTGTCGACGAGGGCTGGTCGATGAAGCATCTGCACCGCACGATCGTGCTGTCAAACACCTACCGGCAGTCCTCGCGGATCACGTCGGAACTGCAGCAGCAGGATCCGGAAAATCATTTGCTGGCCCGCGGCCCGCGGTATCGCATGTCGGCGGAAATGCTGCGAGATAACGCGCTGGTGGTCAGCGGCTTGCTGTCGCGCGAAGTGGGCGGCCCGCCCGTCTATCCGCCGCAGCCCGACGGCCACTGGCGACATGTAGGCCGGAACGCGCCGAAGTACGCCACCAGCGAAGGGCCCAACCGCTTTCGCCGCGGCGTGTACGTGTTCTGGCGTCGCAGCGCGCCGTATCCCAGCTTTACCAACTTCGACGCGCCGGACCGCGCTTCGTGCGTGGTGCAGCGGGCCCGGACCAACACCCCGTTACAGGCGCTCACGTTGCTGAACGATCCGGCCTACCTGGAAATGGCGGAAGCGTTCGCCCATCAGATCGTCGCCAGCGGCTTGCCCTCGCCAGCGGAAAAAGTGGAGTATGCCTTCCGCCGCACCCTGGCGCGCCGGCCGCAGCCGGAAGAAACCGATCAGCTGCTGGGCCTGTATGAACAAGAGCGGGCCCGCCTGGCCGACGACCCGGCCGCGGTGAAGAAGCTCGTCCCGACCGGCGACGATACGCTGGAAACGGCCGCCTGGTTCTTCGTCGCGCATGTGCTGCTCAACCTGGATGAGACGATCACTAAAGAGTAG
- a CDS encoding DUF1501 domain-containing protein, with amino-acid sequence MNSSADWRLLDRRDLFQRVGVGVGSIALASLLGESSPAVESPGAPDSPLAPKPPHFPGKAKNVIFLHMVGAPSHLDLFEEKPVLQKNDGQPCPEEYLEGQRFAFLRGHPKLLGTRAKFTPRGESGIPLSEYLPHLGEVIDDVAIIKTVQTELFNHAPAQLFFQTGFGRFGRPSVGAWTTYGLGSENRDLPAFVVLITGSVAGAGNSLWGSGFLPTVYQGVEFRSQGDPVLYLSNPAGLSDGDRRRMIDRVNALNSQRLADVGDPEIATRISQYEMAYKMQSSAPELMDLSGETQETLDLYGAKPGAGGFANNCLLARRLVERGVRFVQLFDEGWDHHGNVFKSLPNKCKQTDQPIAALLKDLKARGLLDETLVVWGAEFGRTPLLQGSGGAGAGRDHHKDAFCVWMAGGGVKGGQTIGTTDELGYFPVEDPVHVHDLHATLLHLLGMNHEQLTFKHQGRNFRLTDVAGNVVQKILA; translated from the coding sequence ATGAATTCGTCTGCTGACTGGCGCCTGCTTGATCGTCGCGATTTGTTCCAGCGTGTGGGGGTCGGCGTGGGGTCGATCGCTTTGGCTTCGCTGCTGGGGGAATCGTCTCCCGCGGTTGAATCGCCGGGCGCGCCCGACTCGCCGCTGGCGCCGAAGCCGCCGCACTTTCCCGGCAAGGCGAAGAACGTCATTTTTCTGCACATGGTCGGGGCGCCGTCGCACCTGGATCTGTTTGAAGAGAAGCCCGTCCTGCAGAAGAACGACGGCCAGCCTTGTCCCGAGGAATACCTGGAAGGTCAGCGGTTCGCATTCTTGCGAGGTCATCCCAAGCTGCTCGGCACCCGCGCCAAATTCACCCCTCGCGGCGAATCGGGCATCCCCTTGTCAGAATACCTGCCGCATCTGGGCGAAGTCATCGACGATGTGGCCATCATCAAAACGGTGCAGACCGAGCTGTTCAACCATGCGCCCGCGCAACTGTTCTTTCAAACCGGGTTCGGTCGCTTCGGCCGGCCGAGTGTTGGCGCCTGGACGACCTACGGCCTGGGGTCCGAGAACCGCGATCTGCCGGCGTTTGTCGTGCTGATTACCGGCAGCGTGGCCGGCGCCGGAAACAGCCTGTGGGGCAGCGGCTTCCTGCCGACCGTCTACCAGGGCGTCGAGTTCCGCAGCCAGGGCGACCCGGTCCTGTATCTGTCAAATCCTGCCGGCCTGTCCGACGGCGACCGTCGCCGCATGATCGATCGCGTCAATGCGCTGAACAGCCAGCGTCTGGCCGACGTGGGCGATCCGGAAATCGCCACGCGGATCTCGCAGTACGAAATGGCGTACAAAATGCAAAGCTCGGCGCCCGAGCTGATGGACCTGTCGGGCGAAACGCAAGAGACGCTCGACCTGTACGGAGCCAAACCGGGGGCCGGCGGTTTCGCCAACAACTGCCTGCTGGCCCGCCGCCTGGTGGAACGGGGCGTGCGGTTCGTGCAACTGTTCGACGAGGGCTGGGACCATCACGGCAACGTGTTCAAAAGCCTGCCGAACAAATGCAAGCAGACCGACCAGCCGATCGCCGCGCTGCTGAAGGATCTCAAAGCCCGCGGCCTGCTCGATGAAACGCTGGTCGTCTGGGGCGCCGAATTCGGCCGCACCCCGTTACTGCAGGGATCGGGCGGGGCCGGAGCCGGACGGGACCACCATAAGGACGCCTTCTGCGTCTGGATGGCCGGCGGCGGCGTCAAAGGCGGCCAAACAATCGGCACGACCGACGAGCTGGGTTACTTCCCAGTCGAAGACCCCGTCCACGTGCACGACCTGCACGCCACGTTGCTGCACCTGCTGGGCATGAACCACGAGCAGCTGACTTTCAAGCATCAGGGCCGCAACTTCCGCCTGACCGACGTCGCCGGCAACGTGGTGCAGAAGATTTTGGCGTAG
- a CDS encoding sulfatase family protein codes for MLPSLLLALLLGGLSSPSSVQAEETPAVGKAATARPNMVVVLVDDLRWDELGCTGHPFVRTPHIDRIANEGARFRNAFCTVPLCSPSRACILTGQHAHTNGIVDNTDRSAQSHQLTTFPALLDQAGYVTAFIGKWHMGNDATARPGFDRWVCLAGQGTSNDPQLNVQGKEIQRQGYTTDILTEYALEFLALPHEQPFCLFLAHKALHPELVQYDDGSISDPGAAEFIPAKRHQQLYTDAPVPRRLNVLDNAAGKPALLRQLPGVPPLSRQTGTSDKTVRDRLRMLAAVDEGLGAMLQTLEKSSQLDNTIVVVLSDHGYFYGEHGLSVERRLAYEETARIPLLIRYPASIPAGTLIDPFALTIDLAPTLLQLAGAKVPAGIEGRSLVGLFQGAEPADWRKAFLIEYYSDTVFPRIAQMGYQALRSEKYKYIRYLELPDADELYLLTEDPYEMQNRIHDPKAKKLVHQLRRHLDELAPERK; via the coding sequence TTGCTTCCGTCTTTACTGCTGGCCCTGCTGCTCGGCGGGCTATCTTCTCCGTCATCGGTCCAGGCGGAAGAAACGCCGGCGGTCGGGAAGGCGGCGACGGCCCGGCCGAATATGGTCGTCGTGCTGGTCGACGATTTGCGCTGGGACGAGCTGGGCTGTACGGGCCATCCGTTTGTGCGCACGCCGCATATCGATCGGATCGCGAATGAAGGGGCCCGTTTTCGCAATGCGTTCTGCACTGTGCCGCTGTGCTCGCCCAGCCGGGCTTGCATCCTGACGGGGCAGCACGCGCATACCAACGGCATCGTCGATAACACGGATCGCAGCGCGCAGAGCCATCAGCTGACGACCTTCCCTGCCCTGCTGGATCAGGCCGGATATGTAACGGCCTTCATTGGCAAATGGCACATGGGGAACGACGCCACGGCCCGGCCCGGATTTGATCGCTGGGTCTGCCTGGCCGGCCAGGGAACGTCGAACGATCCGCAGCTGAATGTGCAAGGGAAAGAGATCCAGCGGCAAGGGTACACGACCGATATTCTGACGGAGTACGCCCTGGAGTTTCTGGCACTGCCGCACGAACAGCCGTTCTGTTTGTTTTTGGCGCACAAGGCGCTCCATCCGGAACTGGTGCAGTACGACGACGGCAGTATCTCCGACCCAGGCGCCGCCGAGTTCATCCCGGCGAAACGCCATCAGCAACTTTATACCGACGCCCCCGTTCCCCGCCGACTGAACGTGCTGGATAACGCCGCCGGCAAGCCCGCGTTGCTCCGCCAGCTGCCCGGCGTGCCGCCGCTGAGCCGGCAGACGGGCACCTCGGACAAGACGGTTCGCGACCGGTTGCGGATGCTGGCGGCGGTCGATGAAGGGCTGGGAGCCATGCTGCAGACGCTGGAGAAGTCCAGCCAGCTGGACAACACGATCGTGGTCGTACTGAGCGACCACGGCTACTTCTACGGCGAGCACGGGCTGAGCGTCGAACGGCGCCTGGCCTACGAAGAGACGGCCCGGATCCCGCTGCTGATTCGCTATCCAGCCAGCATCCCCGCCGGCACGCTGATCGACCCTTTCGCCCTGACGATCGACCTGGCGCCGACGCTCCTGCAGTTGGCAGGCGCCAAGGTTCCCGCCGGGATCGAAGGCCGCAGTCTGGTCGGCCTGTTCCAGGGAGCTGAGCCGGCCGATTGGCGCAAGGCTTTTCTCATTGAGTACTACTCGGACACCGTGTTTCCCCGCATCGCCCAGATGGGCTACCAGGCGTTGCGGTCCGAAAAATACAAGTACATCCGCTACCTGGAATTGCCGGACGCGGATGAGCTGTATCTGCTGACAGAAGACCCGTACGAAATGCAGAACCGGATCCACGATCCCAAAGCGAAAAAACTCGTGCACCAGCTGCGCCGTCACCTGGACGAACTGGCGCCAGAGCGCAAGTAG
- a CDS encoding methyltransferase domain-containing protein, whose product MTESPGANGELLDVEQAVRDRYSAASQQVEPQLCCAVSYNADLLKVLPQELIDRDYGCGDPSRYVQRGETVLDLGSGGGKICYIASQVVGPEGAVHGVDMNDEMLSLARTHQADISQRIGWDNVEFHKGRIQDLGLDLEQLEARLQQQPVATAAAWLQSQSTAAELRRKQPMIASDSIDVVISNCVLNLVSPEDRRQMFAEIFRVLKRGGRAVISDIVSDEPVPDALRQNAELWSGCISGAFLERELLQAFEEAGFYGVEIVERQAEPWMVVEGIEFRSMSVRAFKGKQGPCDDHHQAVIYKGPWKRVTDDDGHVLERGAPMAVCDKTFQIYSRPPYAGQIIPVPPSRPIDPAAALPFDCRTGELRDPQQTKAGKQEPQPGDKKQNAQKPGGLNLLPGDCCGPQDGCC is encoded by the coding sequence ATGACTGAATCCCCCGGTGCCAACGGCGAACTCCTTGACGTGGAACAGGCGGTGCGGGACCGATATTCGGCCGCCTCGCAGCAGGTCGAACCGCAACTTTGCTGTGCCGTGAGCTACAACGCCGACTTGCTAAAAGTCTTGCCGCAAGAACTGATCGACCGCGATTACGGCTGCGGCGACCCTTCCCGTTATGTGCAGCGGGGGGAAACGGTCCTGGACCTGGGCAGCGGCGGCGGCAAAATCTGCTATATCGCCTCGCAGGTCGTCGGTCCCGAAGGCGCCGTGCATGGCGTGGATATGAACGACGAAATGCTGTCGCTCGCCCGCACGCACCAGGCCGACATCAGCCAGCGGATCGGCTGGGATAATGTGGAGTTCCACAAAGGCCGCATCCAGGATCTGGGCCTCGACCTGGAGCAGCTGGAAGCTCGCCTGCAGCAGCAGCCGGTCGCCACCGCCGCCGCCTGGCTGCAGTCGCAGTCGACGGCCGCCGAGCTGCGCCGGAAGCAGCCGATGATTGCTTCCGACTCGATTGACGTGGTGATTTCCAACTGCGTACTCAACCTGGTCAGCCCCGAGGACCGGCGGCAGATGTTCGCCGAGATCTTCCGCGTGCTCAAACGGGGCGGACGGGCCGTAATCAGCGATATCGTCAGCGATGAACCGGTTCCCGATGCATTGCGGCAAAACGCCGAACTCTGGTCCGGCTGCATCTCCGGCGCCTTCCTGGAACGCGAGCTGCTCCAGGCGTTTGAAGAAGCCGGCTTCTACGGCGTAGAAATCGTCGAGCGTCAGGCCGAACCCTGGATGGTCGTGGAAGGGATCGAGTTCCGCAGCATGAGCGTGCGGGCCTTCAAGGGGAAGCAGGGCCCGTGTGACGACCACCACCAGGCCGTCATCTACAAGGGTCCGTGGAAACGGGTCACCGATGACGATGGCCATGTCCTGGAACGGGGAGCCCCGATGGCCGTATGCGACAAGACCTTTCAGATCTACAGTCGCCCGCCGTACGCCGGGCAGATCATCCCCGTACCGCCCAGCCGACCCATCGACCCGGCCGCCGCCCTGCCCTTCGACTGCCGCACTGGGGAACTTCGCGATCCCCAGCAAACCAAAGCAGGCAAGCAGGAGCCGCAGCCAGGCGACAAGAAACAGAACGCTCAGAAACCCGGCGGCCTGAACCTGCTGCCCGGCGACTGCTGCGGTCCGCAGGACGGCTGCTGTTAA
- the hisS gene encoding histidine--tRNA ligase: MERFDTPRGTRDFPPEQAAIRHDVEQRVCGVFRRFGYQPIQTPVFENFDLFAARSGEEIIDSMITFSVDAVRVALRPEMTSAVCRLAAGGKLAGEPFPYKLFYFGPCFRYCRPQAGRYREFHQMGVELLGADSPLADAEMIAVAVNSLQALEIDDYHLRLGAVGVFRQLLHDGPAPVDAETQDRVIHDIDRLTHICEKLEPLQSGMELPAEDAAFLGRERASIVREQESKGYAGDQLLAADYDPTDEKELAQLPAALEATILHAWEADEIVSREKGEKLLQLTKLRGRGDAFWNAAKKLVSGTAAEQELDRLSEVCSCLDAFGIDGYEAALGVVRNLDFYTGVVFEIDLPLHGARTQVCGGGRYDRLVEDFGGQPTPATGFAFGFDRLVDAHQKAVSGKRSTASADVAVFGVDASVTADCVKLAMGLRSAGLKVVSDLLERSAAEQEAYAKKLGVRRTIILSPESVARNVCRFISWDSGAPVEQVDALLDPQELAVRTRA; encoded by the coding sequence ATGGAACGCTTTGATACGCCCCGGGGGACACGCGATTTCCCGCCTGAACAGGCTGCCATTCGCCACGATGTAGAACAGCGCGTATGCGGGGTGTTTCGTCGTTTCGGATACCAGCCGATCCAGACACCCGTTTTTGAAAACTTCGATCTCTTTGCGGCCCGTTCCGGCGAAGAGATCATCGACTCCATGATTACCTTTTCGGTCGATGCGGTGCGGGTGGCCCTGCGTCCCGAAATGACCTCGGCTGTCTGCCGACTGGCGGCCGGCGGCAAACTGGCCGGCGAGCCCTTCCCGTACAAGCTGTTCTACTTTGGTCCCTGCTTCCGCTACTGCCGTCCGCAGGCGGGCCGGTACCGCGAGTTCCATCAGATGGGCGTTGAACTGCTGGGGGCCGACAGCCCGCTGGCCGACGCCGAAATGATCGCCGTCGCCGTCAACTCCCTGCAGGCGCTCGAGATCGACGACTATCACCTGCGTCTTGGCGCCGTGGGCGTATTCCGCCAGTTGCTCCACGACGGCCCGGCCCCGGTCGATGCGGAAACGCAGGACCGCGTGATCCACGATATCGACCGCCTGACGCATATCTGCGAAAAGCTAGAACCGCTCCAGTCCGGCATGGAACTGCCGGCTGAAGACGCCGCCTTCCTCGGCCGCGAACGGGCCTCGATCGTCCGCGAACAGGAATCCAAAGGCTACGCCGGCGACCAGTTGCTGGCGGCCGACTACGATCCGACCGACGAAAAAGAACTGGCGCAGCTGCCGGCCGCGCTCGAGGCGACCATCCTCCACGCCTGGGAAGCCGACGAAATCGTCAGCCGCGAAAAAGGGGAGAAGCTTCTGCAGCTCACCAAGCTGCGCGGCCGCGGTGATGCGTTCTGGAACGCGGCAAAGAAGCTGGTCAGCGGCACCGCCGCCGAACAGGAACTCGATCGCCTGAGCGAAGTCTGCAGTTGCCTCGACGCCTTTGGCATCGACGGTTACGAAGCGGCCCTGGGCGTGGTCCGCAACCTCGACTTCTACACCGGCGTGGTCTTTGAGATCGACCTGCCCCTGCACGGCGCCCGTACGCAAGTGTGCGGCGGCGGCCGTTACGATCGCCTGGTCGAAGACTTTGGCGGCCAGCCGACCCCGGCGACCGGCTTTGCCTTTGGCTTTGATCGGCTGGTCGACGCGCATCAGAAGGCCGTTTCCGGCAAGCGGAGCACTGCCTCGGCCGATGTGGCCGTGTTTGGCGTCGATGCTTCCGTAACGGCCGACTGCGTGAAACTGGCGATGGGTCTGCGATCAGCCGGCCTCAAGGTCGTGTCGGATTTGCTGGAACGATCCGCCGCCGAACAGGAAGCGTACGCCAAAAAACTGGGCGTCCGGCGAACCATCATCCTCAGCCCCGAGTCGGTCGCCCGCAACGTATGCCGCTTCATCTCCTGGGACAGCGGAGCCCCGGTCGAGCAAGTCGACGCCCTCCTCGACCCTCAAGAACTGGCCGTTCGCACCCGCGCGTAA